The genomic interval AATCAGCCAGGTTCCTTGAGCCTGGCTTTTTTCTTCATAAATGCAACTCATCTCAAAATTCGTTGTCTCATCCTACGTTCTACCCTACAGAGCTTTTTACATCTTGCCCGAGCTTGTTTATTATCGGACGCAGTATTTTTGAGGTTACTAAGAATTTAGCTATGCAATTAAAGAAGTGGCTGATTGCCCTACCTTTGGCAATCACAATGCTGACAGGCTGCTCGGTATTAGAAAAACTGGTTTACCGTATCGACATCAACCAAGGTAACTATGTTGAACAACAAGCGGTTGATAAATTGAAATTTGGCATGACCAAAGCACAAGTGCGTTTTGTCATGGGCTCACCAATGCTGATCGAAAATGGCTATCCAAATACTTGGTACTATATCTACCACCATACGGAAGGGCATAAAGAGTCCATCCAGAAAAACCTTATCGTTAACTTCAACGATGATGGCACATTGGTGGATATTGCAGGCGACTTTCCTGCCAGTGATAGCTTTTTTGAAGGACTCCGCTAAGCATTATCGAGTCTCTTCCGCTTCCATTTCGATGCTCCTATAACAACAAACCCCGATGAATTCGGGGTTTTGTTTTATCCAGTATTGAAACTGAACTTAGTCCGCTTTGCGAAGTGGGCTTGGCTTGCCTCCAGTGACAGGATCCGCCACACCACTCTCTTTTGCTTGCTCAGCACGTTTACGGCGAATCTCTTTTGGATCGGCCAATAAAGGACGATAAATTTCAATACGATCTTTATCACGCACCGTTGCATCTAATTTCACCAAACGGCTAAACACCCCGACCTTATTTTTGCCAAGGTCAATCTCAGGGTAGATCTCTAACACGCCAGATTGACGAATGATCTCTTCCACTGTCGCTTGTTGGTTCACCACTAGGGTTAATACACGTTGCTCCTGAGGTAAAGCATAAACCACCTCAACGTGGATCATCTCAGATTCAATACTCATAAATACACCTGCTTCGCACGCTGAGTAAATGCATTGACCATGTTGTTGGTCAGCTCATTAAAGATTTTGCCAAATGCGAGCTCAATCATCTTGCTTGAAAACTCAAACTCCAGCTTTAACTCAACTTTACACGCTTGCTCATCTAAGGCAGTAAAAAACCACCCTCCTTTGAGTGTTTTAAAGGGGCCATCGACCAGCGTCATCATGATTGCTTCACCTGGAACAAGATGATTAGCAGTGGTGAACGTTTTGCTGATACCAGCCTTTGCCACATCTACCGATGCGACCATATTGGAATCCGACGCCTCGATCACTCGGCTCCCAGAACAACCTGGCAAAAATTCAGGGTACTTTGCCACATCATTCACTAGGGCATACATCTGTTCTGCACTAAACGATACCAGTGCAGACCGGGTGACTTGCTTCATAGACTCTCCTCTCAATGGCTTTCATTTCAAAGCGCTGAACAATTTTACTGTTATTCTGAGCCAGCGCAAATAAAAGCATTTCCTATAAAAGTTGCACACCGTATAATGAGTTCACTATGGCAAAGAAAAATTCAAAACCAAAAGCGGGTAGTAACACTATCGCGCTGAACAAAAAAGCTCGCCACGAATATTTCATAGAAGATGAGATTGAAGCAGGCATGGAGCTACAAGGGTGGGAAGTGAAAGCTCTTCGCCAAGGCAAAGCCAATATTGCTGAAAGTTACGTATTTATGCGTGACGGAGAAGCCTTTGTTAGTGGCATGACTATCACTCCTTTGAATCAAGCATCAACGCACGTTGTAGCTAACCCTACCCGTGTGCGTAAACTGCTGATGAGCCGACGTGAACTTGATAATTTGCTTGGGCGTATCAACCGCGAAGGCATGACGTTAGCAGCACTTTCACTCTACTGGGCTCGCTCATGGGTGAAGATCAAAATTGGTGTAGCAAAAGGTAAGAAGCTACACGACAAACGTGACGACATTAAAGATCGCGATTGGCAGCGCCAAAAAGCTCGCGTGATGAAGAGCTCGCTGCGTTAAACTTAACCACTTAGACGCATACTACTGGACAGGCTAGGCTTTTCTGGTAGTATGCCCAAATTACCTTGGGGCTGATTTAGGATTCGACGGGAATTTTGCAGTCTGAGGTGCATGCCGAGGTGCGGTAGGCCTCGTTAACAAACCGCAAAAAAATAGTCGCAAACGACGAAAACTACGCACTAGCAGCTTAATAAACTGCTCAGAGCCCTCTCGCCCTAGCTTCCGCTTGTAAGACGGGGAATCACGAGGGGTCAAACCAAATCAAGCTGGCGTGGATTCCCCCACCTGAGGGATGAAGCGTAAGATACAATTCAGGTTAGCTATTCATTCGCGTGTCGGTTCGCAGGTGGTAGTGAAATTAAAGATCGACTAAGCATGTAGTACCAATGATGAATGGTTTTCGGACGGGGGTTCAACTCCCCCCAGCTCCACCAAACGTTTGGAAAGGGCGATAACTCTTTGAGTTATCGCCCTTTTTGTATTCTGTCCCTCAATCACTTGGCTGTGAGTACTAAAACAAGGTACTAAACGATGCACTATCTGAGCCTTTCAACATCTGGTAACTGGTGCTTTCACGACCAACTTCAGACCAAATATCGTCACCTCTTTGTTCACCA from Vibrio vulnificus NBRC 15645 = ATCC 27562 carries:
- the bamE gene encoding outer membrane protein assembly factor BamE, which gives rise to MQLKKWLIALPLAITMLTGCSVLEKLVYRIDINQGNYVEQQAVDKLKFGMTKAQVRFVMGSPMLIENGYPNTWYYIYHHTEGHKESIQKNLIVNFNDDGTLVDIAGDFPASDSFFEGLR
- a CDS encoding RnfH family protein; translation: MSIESEMIHVEVVYALPQEQRVLTLVVNQQATVEEIIRQSGVLEIYPEIDLGKNKVGVFSRLVKLDATVRDKDRIEIYRPLLADPKEIRRKRAEQAKESGVADPVTGGKPSPLRKAD
- a CDS encoding SRPBCC family protein, with the protein product MKQVTRSALVSFSAEQMYALVNDVAKYPEFLPGCSGSRVIEASDSNMVASVDVAKAGISKTFTTANHLVPGEAIMMTLVDGPFKTLKGGWFFTALDEQACKVELKLEFEFSSKMIELAFGKIFNELTNNMVNAFTQRAKQVYL
- the smpB gene encoding SsrA-binding protein SmpB, with product MAKKNSKPKAGSNTIALNKKARHEYFIEDEIEAGMELQGWEVKALRQGKANIAESYVFMRDGEAFVSGMTITPLNQASTHVVANPTRVRKLLMSRRELDNLLGRINREGMTLAALSLYWARSWVKIKIGVAKGKKLHDKRDDIKDRDWQRQKARVMKSSLR